Within the Glycine soja cultivar W05 chromosome 3, ASM419377v2, whole genome shotgun sequence genome, the region TCATTTTAACTCTTGGTGAAGGCAAGCTGCAGTATTTGACAGTAGTCACTAGTCAATTAAAACCTTTGTTTAagcttatttaaatttatattacaatagttattttttactcttgaaaatgagaaaaaaattatgaattaacaatataaaataatgttagaCGGTCATTTAactataaattatcatttatgataaaattataattaaataactggCAATTACATTATTACATCACGATTAAACTCTTTGaagtatatatacaaaaaattcaatttctgaaaaaatacaaataaattttttgaacagtcttcaattaaaaaatgtagAGATAATCTGATAGCATCGCTGCCATAATTCTTAAAACGGTATAGTTCGAGGTTGAATTTCGAAAAGAAAACTATCGACATATTTACTACGGTCGTcaagaattataatttttttgttatgaaaaaaGCTATTTCAAGGGTGATTGAAATATAGACCATTTTAGTCAGTCCCTTGTTAAAATGTTCAGTTGGGCACTACTAAAAGAGTGGCAGATTATGGGGACGAAgcacaatttaaaaataaaaggctaTACTTAGTTGAGTtggttataaataaataaattagacaacgataaaatctagatgaaaatGTTAAACGTCAAATAcactttccttttcattttccatATGGTTAAACAGGAGTATCCTAAATCAACAGGAAAGGGAAAATATACCGCAAATCGGATATGGACATTACTCGTTGGATTCAATACCTGTTTAAAACATCAAACCTTTATACAGAACAGTTATCTTACAGAGCCAGAGGTAGTAGCATTAATTACAGTAATAGAGGAAATAGCGTCCTCTTGGACCTAACGTAAAGCTGGCAGTTGAATGAAAGATCAAATTACCTAGTGAGGTAGTATATTATAAGAAAGAGCACAACAAAGGATGCTACAAGCGTGAACATTCTCTGGTTGGATTTGGTCTCGAATACCTGCAAGATCAGACCCAAGCCATTGAAACAGACATGAATATGCACTCTGCCCCTCTTCTTCCTCCCAAACAAAAATGAACGGAAGCAGAagacaacaaatggaaaggGAAAGGAAAACTGTGAACAAACACTCCTTCAAAAGCCATATATGATTAAAAAGTCTACATACCATTTTAAATTTGTCCATAGTGCCCGAAAGGACCCCTCTTGATGAATCCATATCATTCCCCTAAATCAATAGCATCTTATAACTAAAGCAGAACAAAGAAATAGCAGAAAAAATGCCAAGTAATTTCTACAGTTTCAGAAAACACACCATTCGATCCAGCATGCGGTTATGGCTATCCACCTCCTCATTTATATCACCTGATAACTGTTGCAATCATAcccatgaaaaataaatttatgctaGTTGTTTTAGACCATCATGCAACTGCCTGCTACATCTATATGAAATTCTAAACCCTTTCTAGATCTTTAGACACTCTAGAAGGAGAAGTAGTTTAAAGATCACGTAGATCACATAGATCACATATTATTGAACAAAGTTAATAGAACCTGTAATAGCATTAGAGAATGAGATTATAAACACACCTCTGGTCAACAATAAAGAACACAAAGGTGAaccagaataaaataaatttacaaaaggGTGAGGAGCGAAGTTTTAATGCACAAACAAATTTTCCAGCTTCAAAGGCCAAAAGGTTACAATTTCCTGTTAGTACAAATACAAATTGACTTTCACCTATCGATAAAATATCAACACATTGAgacaaaaattattgaaaaacatGAAATGGTTAATAATAGCAgtaacaaaatgataaaatgactACAAGGTACATcactcatttttatatatacaaagaACTAAATGAGGTCTAGGGTATGTTGATAGCAATAGTAAACTTACTCTTTTCAGCAGATTGACTCTATCTTGCAATCCATCCAATGCCTGCTCATTATCATGTTCATCAATTTCATGAGAAGAGGAGTAAACAGATGATGCTCTGATGCCACCCTCCTCAATACCATCAAAAAGGGAAACTCTATTGTTACGATTGTCTCTAGATCAAAAACAAGTACAAGCAACCAAATGGTCACATGATAAACACAAACAGGATAAATTTCCTTTCTACATAGTTCTAGACAGTTTAAAATATCAggatttataaataaagtaattaaaaaaagtgtccCTCGCCCTATGAATAAAAACACCATGATATTTTCCAAATagattttaatttggtttaCTATTAGATTAAACTTTTTTTGTCATGATAGCTCACACTGCCTAAAGAGTTTGACTTATCTTTATAAACAGAGAGATAGTGTATAAATGTTTTATACGTCATACTGATACAGGATCAAAATTACACTCTTCCAAGTATCATAAACAGAGAGTAAACAAATAGTCGCTAAAAACTGATCAACCACTGCTTCACTATGTTATACACTCGTGATAAAGTcataaaacagaaaacaaattgtTAAACTTTAACTGCTAGAGTTTGACTGCATCCCATGCACATGAGTTTATTTAAAGTAACACATGGAACAAGCTATAAAATggttaaacaaaaacaaaaaaccacgGCATAGTTCTCAATGTACAGAGTCCTAAAGTTGCACAACTCACCAGTGCAGAGAGAGATTGATAGGAGGGAGAAATTTATAactaaacaagaaaacaaatgctGGGTGAATTTTTATAGCATATTGCATATATAGACTACTAAGACTGAACTGAAGAAGAGAGACATAAGTTATCACTAAAACTAGGAAGAGAGACTTGAGATAAACTATAATAACTCTCCTTGTCAAGTTGCATGGTACAGACCCACTGGCATATAAGGACCAAGAAAGCAGTTCACCAAAATCATTCCTGGTTTTATACTAAAGAAGTATAGATCAATgagatcattaaaaaaatttaagcataCTGAATGCCATATGGGATTTTCTAATGAATTCCCCCAGAAAAAGAGTTTTCCCATAATTTTCTCGGCTAGGTGATTAGATTTATTATATTCACAACACACATCCAGCACAAGTCATGTGCAAAATGCAAAACAGTTTAACAAGTTAACAACAGACGATATTTACAAAAGGTATATATTGTAGAAAACCACCACTTGTATTCTTAGAAGGAGAAATGCCAACAACACACTCTCTAACAGATTCTGTCTAACACACTCTACTGTTAGCTGACATTTGTtggaaattacaaaattgtgcaGGTCTCACTCCTTATTTAATGGACTTCACTCAGGATTTTGTAGTTTACAATAAGTTTTAAGCAATAATGGAAAGTTTGTTAGAAACAATTTGTTAAAGAGTGTGTTGCCAGCACTCATTCTCTTGAAGCATATAACCAAGCTATCCAAAGAGGGGGGAGGGGAGAATGAGAAATTTATTCAGATAATTCTATTTAGAGAAATCTGATTGCAACGTGAAATGCTCACACTCAACCAAATTTTCAAGTCACACTAATTGACCATTTGTTAGACTCAACTTGAGAGTTGAAACAAACTAAATAAGAAGGCATTCTCCTTCAGACACCACTCCGCAATCCATTTCAGGAATGTACATGCCACTGATAGCGCAACTATTCAGATCAAAATTATTCCCATTGGACGATGCTAGGAGCAACGAATTGTGGAAtttgacaagaacaagaagctAAAGTCTCTATCAGTCTATCTATACTTCACCAGTCCAGCTACTTCCTTCCCCACAATTTCACTCCTATTGAGCAAATCCAACACACAACAAATTAAATCGCAGCTCCGAAACTAAGATTCACGAATCAATTACACTAATCAATTCACCATCAGATTGAAATCCAAAAATCGTATAACCACGCCGTATCCGTAGATCTGGaattacaaaacaaatattGCCTAGCCTAGCAGAGACGAATTAAATAACGATCATCGCGTTTTAA harbors:
- the LOC114406911 gene encoding bet1-like SNARE 1-1 isoform X2, whose translation is MNARRDNRNNRVSLFDGIEEGGIRASSVYSSSHEIDEHDNEQALDGLQDRVNLLKRLSGDINEEVDSHNRMLDRMGNDMDSSRGVLSGTMDKFKMVFETKSNQRMFTLVASFVVLFLIIYYLTRY
- the LOC114406911 gene encoding bet1-like SNARE 1-1 isoform X1 — translated: MNARRDNRNNRVSLFDGIEEGGIRASSVYSSSHEIDEHDNEQALDGLQDRVNLLKRLSGDINEEVDSHNRMLDRMGNDMDSSRGVLSGTMDKFKMVFETKSNQRMFTLVASFVVLFLIIYYLTRFDVLNRY